Below is a window of Komagataella phaffii GS115 chromosome 1, complete sequence DNA.
AGGAGAGACTATCACTGGATCCATGGCTTCGCGTCCAAATGTCTCCAATCCAAGGGAACTGGACATCGAGTTGCAATGGGATTTCCAAGGGTTGGGAGCATCTGACCCTAGAGCAAAGCATGGGAAGTATAACTACTTCTTACGCTAGAGTAATGAAACCTGTATAGTAGAATTTAATAGTATTGATATAACACAGAGTAATTTCTAACTAAATTATTTATTTCTTCTCAGCGAGAACCTTGGCGTAAGGGTTAAGCTTGAGCATAACCTCGTGGTTCTTAAGAGGGTTGACCTTCTTGACGTGCAAGTGAGTTGGCTTACCGGCAAGAGATGGTCTGATGGCAGCTTGAACCTCAGCAGAGTTGATGACACTGGAGATATCAGTGTTGGTGATGATGTTCTTTGGCAAACTGTAGTTAGACTTGACAGATTCAGTGGTCTCGGAACCGTAGACAGAGTCCAGGGCAGCGAAAGCAGACTCGGTCCAGATGACGAATCTACCCAAGTGAGCACCTGGGgccaattgcaaaagaCCCAAGGTTCTAACATTACAGGTCTCAACACCTGGAATGTTTCTCAAAGCCTTGACCAAACCCTTGTCCTCGTTGAAGACAATAAGAGGACCTCTTCTTTGGGTGAatcttctgtttctgtaTTTACCCTTACCAGCTCTCAACTTCTTGGACTTGATAACTCTGATTAAGTCGTCGGAAGCACCAAGAGCCTTCAAAGCAGCAATGGCGTCCTTGGTCTTCTGAATAGCCTCCAAATCGTTAGAGACAACCAATGGGATCTCAGCAATTTGCTCAATTCTGTGACCTCTGGCCAGAACCAAGGATTGAACGGAAGTGGCAGCAATAGCGGAAGCGGTAGCGTAACGCTTTTCGTTCAAGTTGACTCTTACGTGCCATTTTCTCCAGATCTTGGTTGGAGCGAACATACGTCCTCCACGACACATGTTACCGAAGGCACCTTGACCTGAACGGTGGGTTCCTCCACCTCCAACTCTTGGAATACGGGCAACGGCTCTACCAGTACCCCATGACTCAGCAGAAGTTTGGTGACCGGCCTTCTCAGAGACGGCGTAAGCCTGACGTTTGTTCTTGTTAATTCTGGTGAAAACAGATTGAACAATGTCACCACGGATAGGAGCCTTGAAGACAGCTGGCAAAGGCAAAGAGGTAGAAGATGGTTTTCCCTCGACGGAGATAACAGTAACTTGAGGTCTAGTAGACATGTTGTTGTATAAGGATTATGTTAGATgtttgaaacttttcttgaactttttttttccaccGAGCTGGTCCATTATGTTACCCGGACTACTTACTATTGGTCACGATTTTGACCTTAGGGTTAGGGTTGCAAATTCCACCAAACTGAAATAGCGAATAGCGAGATCTAACATCTCAACTTCGTTACTAACATCCAGCAttcaacatccaacatTCAAGGGCATTGATTTCTCCCCTCGACCAGCAAGCTCATCGCACCCTCGGTGGAAGGCCTTATCAGCCGATTCGAATCTGTCAACTCTGAAATCTCTCGCCTTCAGGTCATCCCACTGGTTGTTCTCATAACTAAAATAATAATTTGACCACCAAACCAATTCccccttttctttctaaTATTTTTAGGCAACCAGAAAATGTCAGAAAttaaacaacaacaatCCACAGACCCTGTAGATTCGCCTCTCCATTAAGGGTGCCTTGGACATCGACCCCTGGTTGAAGCCTTTCAGTGAGGAGCTTCTTTACAGACGTAACTTAGCTGATGATTGGCTGAAGAAGTTCCAAGAACATGAGGGAGGTATCTTGAACTTTGCTGACTCCTACAAGAGGTATGGGTTTCAAGTGAACAAGGACAATTCAGTTAGCTACATCGAATATGCCCCAAACGCCGTTCAGGCTGCTGTTATTGGTGATTTCAACAACTGGGAACATGAGACACATGTCATGACAAAagacaattttggaaagtttcaCATTACTATTCCGCCGGGTGCGGATGGTCAGGTGGCAATTCCGCATGACTCACGTATCAAAGTTCTATTCACTTTGCCCTCAGGTGAGAAGGTTGCAAGATTACCTCCATGGATTAGAAGAGCCACGCAGCCTCCTAAGGAATACAACAATCCTGCATACGAATCCAGATTCTGGAATCCACCGGAAGAACAGCATTACCACTTTAAAAGCTCTCGTCCTGCGGCTCCTCAGTCCTTCAAGATCTACGAAGCTCATGTTGGAATTTCCACACCTGAGCCAAAGGTTGGAACGTACAAGGAATTTACAAACAATGTTCTGCCTCGTATAAAAGCATTAGGTTACAACGCTGTTCAGCTGATGTCTATCATGGAACATGCCTACTACGCATCCTTTGGGTACCAGGTTACTAGTTTCTTTGCCATTAGTTCGCGTTTTGGAACTCCagaagatttgaaagagctgaTTGATACCGCTCATGGTTTGGGAATTCATGTTCTGCTAGATGTTGTTCATTCCCACGCTTCAAAGAACGTCGAAGACGGTCTTAATATGTTTGATGGCACTGACCACTGCTACTTTCATAGTGGTGGTAAGGGAACCCATAGTCAGTGGGATTCCAGATTGTTCAACTATGGAAGTTACGAGACATTAAGGTTCCTTTTATCCAATCTCAAATATTATCTTGAAGAGTTCAGATTTGATGGTTTCCGTTTTGATGGTGTCACCTCCATGTTGTATCTTCACCATGGAGTAGGTGAAGGTTTTAGTGGTGACTATAATGAGTACCTTAATCCATTTGGTACCGTAGATAAAGAGGCACTGACGTACCTTATGCTTGCTAACGATTTGTGTCAATCTTATGGCAAAACCATTGATTTTAAGGTAACTACGGTTGCTGAAGATGTCAGTGGATATCCCACCCTTTGTCTTCCAAGGGTAGCTGGTGGTGTGGGATTTGATTACCGCCTTTCAATGTCGGTTCCAGATATGTGGATCAAAATTCTGAAGCATAAGAACGAT
It encodes the following:
- a CDS encoding 60S ribosomal protein L4 — protein: MSTRPQVTVISVEGKPSSTSLPLPAVFKAPIRGDIVQSVFTRINKNKRQAYAVSEKAGHQTSAESWGTGRAVARIPRVGGGGTHRSGQGAFGNMCRGGRMFAPTKIWRKWHVRVNLNEKRYATASAIAATSVQSLVLARGHRIEQIAEIPLVVSNDLEAIQKTKDAIAALKALGASDDLIRVIKSKKLRAGKGKYRNRRFTQRRGPLIVFNEDKGLVKALRNIPGVETCNVRTLGLLQLAPGAHLGRFVIWTESAFAALDSVYGSETTESVKSNYSLPKNIITNTDISSVINSAEVQAAIRPSLAGKPTHLHVKKVNPLKNHEVMLKLNPYAKVLAEKK